From the Daucus carota subsp. sativus chromosome 8, DH1 v3.0, whole genome shotgun sequence genome, one window contains:
- the LOC108199547 gene encoding receptor-like protein kinase 5 isoform X2 — protein sequence MSMTTLNSLEILAVFFLITLTFHANSQQINTYEKNILLQLKEFWSHPPSLNQWSASKSSDHCSWPEITCNQNIVTGITLFSKNVIGKIPPFVCDLKNLTVLDFSNNSIIGSFPTGLYNCSNLQYLDLSNNYFVGILPTDIDKLSNLNFLSVLGNNFTGDIPAAVGRLSELVTLSLSGNLFNGSFPPEIGNLSNLESLEFSYVRKFPPWTLPSNLFTKLTKLRNLFMTESHLIGEIPDSIGNLAALEVLDFSANKLSGKIPDSLFLLKNLTSVFLYANKLSGSIPRSIKALNMEVLDLSANNLTGTIPDDIGKLTKLSGLSLFINKLSGEIPVTIARLPFLTDVRLYNNSLSGELPPDFGRFSMLDRFEVPINKLVGKLPDNLCYNRVLRGVVVFDNNLTGEIPQSLGNCSSLEVFFVSGNQFSGKIPDGLWTSLNLTQMTVSGNSFMGQLPDRISSNLSLLEIDNNDFSGEIPVGISSWKNLKEFVASNNLFNGSIPEELTSLPLLETLKLDRNLFTGALPKSISWTYLTILNLSRNHISGPIPAQLGSLPKLADLDLSENEFSGPIPSEINRLRLPSLNLSSNLLTGRIPGLKSCNSRPQTRESNGTSQKFKTSIIFVSVILFILAILFSVYVVFLYRKRKQGLDSRWKLTSFQKLNFTESTILSSLTEENVIGSGGSGKVYRVPVNRSGEYVAVKKIGNNKKLDKRLENEFNSEVKVLSTIRHVNIVKLLCCFSSENSKLIVYQYMENGSLDEWLHGSKRAANQPNAMPRLILDWPNRMQIAVGAARGLCYLHHETFPPIIHRDVKSTNVLLDSKFNAKIADFGLAKILEKDGGFNSVSVVAGSFGYLAPEYAHSARVNEKIDVYSFGVILLELVTGREANEGDEDMTLVDWAWNHINRGKPMINALAADIKEPSYLNEMISVFKLGIICTGTLPSTRPTMKEVLRILIQTCYSNGNGERNNVTEVDSSPLLKNS from the exons ATGTCGATGACAACTCTAAATTCTCTCGAAATCCTTGCCGTTTTCTTTCTGATCACCTTAACTTTCCATGCCAACTCTCAGCAAATTAACACCTATGAGAAAAACATCCTCCTTCAACTCAAAGAATTCTGGTCACATCCACCTTCACTGAACCAATGGTCTGCTTCCAAGTCCAGTGATCATTGTTCCTGGCCCGAAATCACATGCAACCAAAATATTGTCACTGGAATTACCCTTTTCAGCAAAAATGTGATTGGAAAAATCCCACCTTTTGTTTGTGACCTTAAGAACCTGACTGTTCTTGATTTCTCAAACAATTCGATCATCGGGTCATTCCCAACAGGCCTTTACAATTGCTCCAATCTTCAGTACTTAGACCTCTCTAATAACTACTTTGTGGGAATACTCCCCACAGACATTGACAAGTTGTCTAATCTCAATTTCCTAAGTGTTCTGGGAAACAACTTCACAGGAGACATTCCTGCTGCTGTCGGACGCCTTTCAGAGCTTGTGACTCTTAGCCTTTCGGGTAATCTGTTCAATGGTTCTTTCCCTCCTGAAATTGGAAACCTGTCGAATCTTGAAAGTCTTGAATTTTCATATGTTCGTAAGTTTCCACCCTGGACACTTCCCTCAAATTTATTTACCAAATTGACAAAACTGAGGAATCTTTTCATGACTGAGTCGCATTTGATTGGAGAAATCCCCGATAGTATTGGCAATTTGGCTGCTCTAGAAGTCTTGGACTTCAGCGCTAACAAGTTGAGTGGGAAAATCCCAGATAGTTTGTTTTTGCTGAAGAATTTGACTTCTGTGTTTCTTTACGCTAATAAACTTTCAGGGTCGATTCCTCGTTCAATAAAGGCTCTGAATATGGAGGTACTAGACTTATCAGCAAATAATTTGACCGGAACAATCCCTGATGATATTGGAAAGCTTACAAAATTATCAGGGTTGTCATTGTTCATTAATAAGTTATCAGGTGAGATTCCAGTAACTATTGCAAGATTACCTTTCTTGACAGACGTAAGACTATATAACAATAGTCTATCGGGAGAGTTGCCACCAGATTTTGGTAGATTTTCAATGCTTGATAGATTTGAAGTGCCTATAAATAAACTTGTGGGGAAGTTACCTGATAATTTGTGCTATAACAGGGTACTCAGAGGTGTGGTTGTATTTGACAACAACCTTACTGGTGAAATTCCACAATCACTTGGGAATTGCTCTAGTTTGGAAGTGTTCTTTGTTTCAGGTAATCAGTTTTCTGGTAAAATTCCAGATGGTTTGTGGACTTCACTGAATCTAACACAAATGACAGTAAGTGGTAATTCATTTATGGGACAGCTTCCTGATAGAATATCTTCCAACTTATCTTTGCTCGAGATTGATAACAACGATTTTTCGGGTGAAATTCCTGTTGGGATATCTTCCTGGAAGAATCTGAAGGAGTTTGTGGCAAGCAACAACCTGTTCAATGGTTCAATCCCTGAGGAATTGACTTCACTTCCACTGCTGGAAACACTAAAGCTCGATAGGAATCTATTTACTGGAGCTCTACCAAAATCGATCTCGTGGACATATCTAACAATCCTAAACCTCAGTCGAAATCACATTTCTGGTCCTATTCCAGCTCAGTTAGGTTCTTTACCTAAACTTGCAGACTTGGATTTATCAGAGAATGAGTTTTCAGGTCCGATTCCAAGTGAAATCAACCGTTTGAGGCTACCCTCGCTGAATCTGTCGTCCAATCTTCTAACCGGGAGAATCCCAG GCCTCAAAAGCTGCAATTCCAGACCACAAACAAGAGAGTCCAATGGAACTTCACAAAAATTCAAGACCAGCATCATATTTGTTTCTGTGATCTTGTTCATATTAGCTATACTTTTCTCGGTGTATGTGGTTTTTCTCTATCGAAAGAGGAAGCAAGGGCTAGATTCCAGGTGGAAGCTTACTTCATTCCAGAAACTAAACTTTACAGAAAGTACCATCCTGTCTAGTTTGACAGAAGAGAATGTAATCGGAAGTGGTGGATCCGGGAAAGTTTATCGTGTTCCTGTTAATCGTTCAGGTGAATACGTTGCAGTCAAGAAGATTGGGAACAATAAGAAGCTGGACAAGAGGCTGGAGAATGAATTCAATTCAGAAGTGAAGGTACTCAGCACAATTCGACACGTTAACATTGTGAAACTTTTGTGTTGTTTTTCAAGTGAGAATTCGAAACTCATTGTCTATCAGTACATGGAAAATGGAAGTTTGGATGAATGGCTTCATGGAAGTAAAAGAGCAGCTAATCAGCCAAATGCAATGCCTCGACTGATCTTAGATTGGCCTAATAGGATGCAGATTGCGGTTGGAGCAGCACGAGGCTTGTGTTATCTTCACCATGAAACGTTTCCCCCTATAATTCATCGCGATGTCAAATCCACCAACGTGTTGCTCGACTCAAAATTCAATGCTAAGATTGCGGATTTTGGATTAGCCAAGATATTGGAGAAAGATGGAGGTTTCAACTCTGTCTCGGTGGTGGCAGGGTCTTTTGGATACTTAGCCCCTG AGTATGCTCATTCGGCAAGAGTGAATGAGAAGATCGATGTTTATAGTTTTGGAGTGATTCTGCTGGAGCTGGTGACCGGGAGAGAAGCAAATGAAGGAGATGAAGACATGACACTTGTAGATTGGGCATGGAATCATATAAACAGAGGAAAGCCTATGATCAATGCCCTTGCCGCGGACATCAAGGAGCCTTCTTACCTGAACGAGATGATTAGCGTTTTCAAACTTGGGATCATTTGCACAGGTACATTACCATCAACCAGGCCTACCATGAAAGAAGTTCTAAGAATATTGATACAAACTTGCTATTCAAATGGAAATGGTGAGAGGAACAATGTGACTGAGGTCGACTCTTCACCCCTTCTCAAGAACTCGTAG
- the LOC108199547 gene encoding receptor-like protein kinase 5 isoform X3, which produces MSMTTLNSLEILAVFFLITLTFHANSQQINTYEKNILLQLKEFWSHPPSLNQWSASKSSDHCSWPEITCNQNIVTGITLFSKNVIGKIPPFVCDLKNLTVLDFSNNSIIGSFPTGLYNCSNLQYLDLSNNYFVGILPTDIDKLSNLNFLSVLGNNFTGDIPAAVGRLSELVTLSLSGNLFNGSFPPEIGNLSNLESLEFSYVRKFPPWTLPSNLFTKLTKLRNLFMTESHLIGEIPDSIGNLAALEVLDFSANKLSGKIPDSLFLLKNLTSVFLYANKLSGSIPRSIKALNMEVLDLSANNLTGTIPDDIGKLTKLSGLSLFINKLSGYSEVWLYLTTTLLVKFHNHLGIALVWKCSLFQLPDRISSNLSLLEIDNNDFSGEIPVGISSWKNLKEFVASNNLFNGSIPEELTSLPLLETLKLDRNLFTGALPKSISWTYLTILNLSRNHISGPIPAQLGSLPKLADLDLSENEFSGPIPSEINRLRLPSLNLSSNLLTGRIPGEYDNPAFGTSFLNNTDLCSNDPTLGLKSCNSRPQTRESNGTSQKFKTSIIFVSVILFILAILFSVYVVFLYRKRKQGLDSRWKLTSFQKLNFTESTILSSLTEENVIGSGGSGKVYRVPVNRSGEYVAVKKIGNNKKLDKRLENEFNSEVKVLSTIRHVNIVKLLCCFSSENSKLIVYQYMENGSLDEWLHGSKRAANQPNAMPRLILDWPNRMQIAVGAARGLCYLHHETFPPIIHRDVKSTNVLLDSKFNAKIADFGLAKILEKDGGFNSVSVVAGSFGYLAPEYAHSARVNEKIDVYSFGVILLELVTGREANEGDEDMTLVDWAWNHINRGKPMINALAADIKEPSYLNEMISVFKLGIICTGTLPSTRPTMKEVLRILIQTCYSNGNGERNNVTEVDSSPLLKNS; this is translated from the exons ATGTCGATGACAACTCTAAATTCTCTCGAAATCCTTGCCGTTTTCTTTCTGATCACCTTAACTTTCCATGCCAACTCTCAGCAAATTAACACCTATGAGAAAAACATCCTCCTTCAACTCAAAGAATTCTGGTCACATCCACCTTCACTGAACCAATGGTCTGCTTCCAAGTCCAGTGATCATTGTTCCTGGCCCGAAATCACATGCAACCAAAATATTGTCACTGGAATTACCCTTTTCAGCAAAAATGTGATTGGAAAAATCCCACCTTTTGTTTGTGACCTTAAGAACCTGACTGTTCTTGATTTCTCAAACAATTCGATCATCGGGTCATTCCCAACAGGCCTTTACAATTGCTCCAATCTTCAGTACTTAGACCTCTCTAATAACTACTTTGTGGGAATACTCCCCACAGACATTGACAAGTTGTCTAATCTCAATTTCCTAAGTGTTCTGGGAAACAACTTCACAGGAGACATTCCTGCTGCTGTCGGACGCCTTTCAGAGCTTGTGACTCTTAGCCTTTCGGGTAATCTGTTCAATGGTTCTTTCCCTCCTGAAATTGGAAACCTGTCGAATCTTGAAAGTCTTGAATTTTCATATGTTCGTAAGTTTCCACCCTGGACACTTCCCTCAAATTTATTTACCAAATTGACAAAACTGAGGAATCTTTTCATGACTGAGTCGCATTTGATTGGAGAAATCCCCGATAGTATTGGCAATTTGGCTGCTCTAGAAGTCTTGGACTTCAGCGCTAACAAGTTGAGTGGGAAAATCCCAGATAGTTTGTTTTTGCTGAAGAATTTGACTTCTGTGTTTCTTTACGCTAATAAACTTTCAGGGTCGATTCCTCGTTCAATAAAGGCTCTGAATATGGAGGTACTAGACTTATCAGCAAATAATTTGACCGGAACAATCCCTGATGATATTGGAAAGCTTACAAAATTATCAGGGTTGTCATTGTTCATTAATAAGTTATCAG GGTACTCAGAGGTGTGGTTGTATTTGACAACAACCTTACTGGTGAAATTCCACAATCACTTGGGAATTGCTCTAGTTTGGAAGTGTTCTTTGTTTCAG CTTCCTGATAGAATATCTTCCAACTTATCTTTGCTCGAGATTGATAACAACGATTTTTCGGGTGAAATTCCTGTTGGGATATCTTCCTGGAAGAATCTGAAGGAGTTTGTGGCAAGCAACAACCTGTTCAATGGTTCAATCCCTGAGGAATTGACTTCACTTCCACTGCTGGAAACACTAAAGCTCGATAGGAATCTATTTACTGGAGCTCTACCAAAATCGATCTCGTGGACATATCTAACAATCCTAAACCTCAGTCGAAATCACATTTCTGGTCCTATTCCAGCTCAGTTAGGTTCTTTACCTAAACTTGCAGACTTGGATTTATCAGAGAATGAGTTTTCAGGTCCGATTCCAAGTGAAATCAACCGTTTGAGGCTACCCTCGCTGAATCTGTCGTCCAATCTTCTAACCGGGAGAATCCCAGGTGAATATGATAATCCAGCATTTGGTACAAGCTTCTTGAACAATACTGATCTTTGTTCAAATGATCCAACATTAGGCCTCAAAAGCTGCAATTCCAGACCACAAACAAGAGAGTCCAATGGAACTTCACAAAAATTCAAGACCAGCATCATATTTGTTTCTGTGATCTTGTTCATATTAGCTATACTTTTCTCGGTGTATGTGGTTTTTCTCTATCGAAAGAGGAAGCAAGGGCTAGATTCCAGGTGGAAGCTTACTTCATTCCAGAAACTAAACTTTACAGAAAGTACCATCCTGTCTAGTTTGACAGAAGAGAATGTAATCGGAAGTGGTGGATCCGGGAAAGTTTATCGTGTTCCTGTTAATCGTTCAGGTGAATACGTTGCAGTCAAGAAGATTGGGAACAATAAGAAGCTGGACAAGAGGCTGGAGAATGAATTCAATTCAGAAGTGAAGGTACTCAGCACAATTCGACACGTTAACATTGTGAAACTTTTGTGTTGTTTTTCAAGTGAGAATTCGAAACTCATTGTCTATCAGTACATGGAAAATGGAAGTTTGGATGAATGGCTTCATGGAAGTAAAAGAGCAGCTAATCAGCCAAATGCAATGCCTCGACTGATCTTAGATTGGCCTAATAGGATGCAGATTGCGGTTGGAGCAGCACGAGGCTTGTGTTATCTTCACCATGAAACGTTTCCCCCTATAATTCATCGCGATGTCAAATCCACCAACGTGTTGCTCGACTCAAAATTCAATGCTAAGATTGCGGATTTTGGATTAGCCAAGATATTGGAGAAAGATGGAGGTTTCAACTCTGTCTCGGTGGTGGCAGGGTCTTTTGGATACTTAGCCCCTG AGTATGCTCATTCGGCAAGAGTGAATGAGAAGATCGATGTTTATAGTTTTGGAGTGATTCTGCTGGAGCTGGTGACCGGGAGAGAAGCAAATGAAGGAGATGAAGACATGACACTTGTAGATTGGGCATGGAATCATATAAACAGAGGAAAGCCTATGATCAATGCCCTTGCCGCGGACATCAAGGAGCCTTCTTACCTGAACGAGATGATTAGCGTTTTCAAACTTGGGATCATTTGCACAGGTACATTACCATCAACCAGGCCTACCATGAAAGAAGTTCTAAGAATATTGATACAAACTTGCTATTCAAATGGAAATGGTGAGAGGAACAATGTGACTGAGGTCGACTCTTCACCCCTTCTCAAGAACTCGTAG
- the LOC108199547 gene encoding receptor-like protein kinase HSL1 isoform X1: protein MSMTTLNSLEILAVFFLITLTFHANSQQINTYEKNILLQLKEFWSHPPSLNQWSASKSSDHCSWPEITCNQNIVTGITLFSKNVIGKIPPFVCDLKNLTVLDFSNNSIIGSFPTGLYNCSNLQYLDLSNNYFVGILPTDIDKLSNLNFLSVLGNNFTGDIPAAVGRLSELVTLSLSGNLFNGSFPPEIGNLSNLESLEFSYVRKFPPWTLPSNLFTKLTKLRNLFMTESHLIGEIPDSIGNLAALEVLDFSANKLSGKIPDSLFLLKNLTSVFLYANKLSGSIPRSIKALNMEVLDLSANNLTGTIPDDIGKLTKLSGLSLFINKLSGEIPVTIARLPFLTDVRLYNNSLSGELPPDFGRFSMLDRFEVPINKLVGKLPDNLCYNRVLRGVVVFDNNLTGEIPQSLGNCSSLEVFFVSGNQFSGKIPDGLWTSLNLTQMTVSGNSFMGQLPDRISSNLSLLEIDNNDFSGEIPVGISSWKNLKEFVASNNLFNGSIPEELTSLPLLETLKLDRNLFTGALPKSISWTYLTILNLSRNHISGPIPAQLGSLPKLADLDLSENEFSGPIPSEINRLRLPSLNLSSNLLTGRIPGEYDNPAFGTSFLNNTDLCSNDPTLGLKSCNSRPQTRESNGTSQKFKTSIIFVSVILFILAILFSVYVVFLYRKRKQGLDSRWKLTSFQKLNFTESTILSSLTEENVIGSGGSGKVYRVPVNRSGEYVAVKKIGNNKKLDKRLENEFNSEVKVLSTIRHVNIVKLLCCFSSENSKLIVYQYMENGSLDEWLHGSKRAANQPNAMPRLILDWPNRMQIAVGAARGLCYLHHETFPPIIHRDVKSTNVLLDSKFNAKIADFGLAKILEKDGGFNSVSVVAGSFGYLAPEYAHSARVNEKIDVYSFGVILLELVTGREANEGDEDMTLVDWAWNHINRGKPMINALAADIKEPSYLNEMISVFKLGIICTGTLPSTRPTMKEVLRILIQTCYSNGNGERNNVTEVDSSPLLKNS from the exons ATGTCGATGACAACTCTAAATTCTCTCGAAATCCTTGCCGTTTTCTTTCTGATCACCTTAACTTTCCATGCCAACTCTCAGCAAATTAACACCTATGAGAAAAACATCCTCCTTCAACTCAAAGAATTCTGGTCACATCCACCTTCACTGAACCAATGGTCTGCTTCCAAGTCCAGTGATCATTGTTCCTGGCCCGAAATCACATGCAACCAAAATATTGTCACTGGAATTACCCTTTTCAGCAAAAATGTGATTGGAAAAATCCCACCTTTTGTTTGTGACCTTAAGAACCTGACTGTTCTTGATTTCTCAAACAATTCGATCATCGGGTCATTCCCAACAGGCCTTTACAATTGCTCCAATCTTCAGTACTTAGACCTCTCTAATAACTACTTTGTGGGAATACTCCCCACAGACATTGACAAGTTGTCTAATCTCAATTTCCTAAGTGTTCTGGGAAACAACTTCACAGGAGACATTCCTGCTGCTGTCGGACGCCTTTCAGAGCTTGTGACTCTTAGCCTTTCGGGTAATCTGTTCAATGGTTCTTTCCCTCCTGAAATTGGAAACCTGTCGAATCTTGAAAGTCTTGAATTTTCATATGTTCGTAAGTTTCCACCCTGGACACTTCCCTCAAATTTATTTACCAAATTGACAAAACTGAGGAATCTTTTCATGACTGAGTCGCATTTGATTGGAGAAATCCCCGATAGTATTGGCAATTTGGCTGCTCTAGAAGTCTTGGACTTCAGCGCTAACAAGTTGAGTGGGAAAATCCCAGATAGTTTGTTTTTGCTGAAGAATTTGACTTCTGTGTTTCTTTACGCTAATAAACTTTCAGGGTCGATTCCTCGTTCAATAAAGGCTCTGAATATGGAGGTACTAGACTTATCAGCAAATAATTTGACCGGAACAATCCCTGATGATATTGGAAAGCTTACAAAATTATCAGGGTTGTCATTGTTCATTAATAAGTTATCAGGTGAGATTCCAGTAACTATTGCAAGATTACCTTTCTTGACAGACGTAAGACTATATAACAATAGTCTATCGGGAGAGTTGCCACCAGATTTTGGTAGATTTTCAATGCTTGATAGATTTGAAGTGCCTATAAATAAACTTGTGGGGAAGTTACCTGATAATTTGTGCTATAACAGGGTACTCAGAGGTGTGGTTGTATTTGACAACAACCTTACTGGTGAAATTCCACAATCACTTGGGAATTGCTCTAGTTTGGAAGTGTTCTTTGTTTCAGGTAATCAGTTTTCTGGTAAAATTCCAGATGGTTTGTGGACTTCACTGAATCTAACACAAATGACAGTAAGTGGTAATTCATTTATGGGACAGCTTCCTGATAGAATATCTTCCAACTTATCTTTGCTCGAGATTGATAACAACGATTTTTCGGGTGAAATTCCTGTTGGGATATCTTCCTGGAAGAATCTGAAGGAGTTTGTGGCAAGCAACAACCTGTTCAATGGTTCAATCCCTGAGGAATTGACTTCACTTCCACTGCTGGAAACACTAAAGCTCGATAGGAATCTATTTACTGGAGCTCTACCAAAATCGATCTCGTGGACATATCTAACAATCCTAAACCTCAGTCGAAATCACATTTCTGGTCCTATTCCAGCTCAGTTAGGTTCTTTACCTAAACTTGCAGACTTGGATTTATCAGAGAATGAGTTTTCAGGTCCGATTCCAAGTGAAATCAACCGTTTGAGGCTACCCTCGCTGAATCTGTCGTCCAATCTTCTAACCGGGAGAATCCCAGGTGAATATGATAATCCAGCATTTGGTACAAGCTTCTTGAACAATACTGATCTTTGTTCAAATGATCCAACATTAGGCCTCAAAAGCTGCAATTCCAGACCACAAACAAGAGAGTCCAATGGAACTTCACAAAAATTCAAGACCAGCATCATATTTGTTTCTGTGATCTTGTTCATATTAGCTATACTTTTCTCGGTGTATGTGGTTTTTCTCTATCGAAAGAGGAAGCAAGGGCTAGATTCCAGGTGGAAGCTTACTTCATTCCAGAAACTAAACTTTACAGAAAGTACCATCCTGTCTAGTTTGACAGAAGAGAATGTAATCGGAAGTGGTGGATCCGGGAAAGTTTATCGTGTTCCTGTTAATCGTTCAGGTGAATACGTTGCAGTCAAGAAGATTGGGAACAATAAGAAGCTGGACAAGAGGCTGGAGAATGAATTCAATTCAGAAGTGAAGGTACTCAGCACAATTCGACACGTTAACATTGTGAAACTTTTGTGTTGTTTTTCAAGTGAGAATTCGAAACTCATTGTCTATCAGTACATGGAAAATGGAAGTTTGGATGAATGGCTTCATGGAAGTAAAAGAGCAGCTAATCAGCCAAATGCAATGCCTCGACTGATCTTAGATTGGCCTAATAGGATGCAGATTGCGGTTGGAGCAGCACGAGGCTTGTGTTATCTTCACCATGAAACGTTTCCCCCTATAATTCATCGCGATGTCAAATCCACCAACGTGTTGCTCGACTCAAAATTCAATGCTAAGATTGCGGATTTTGGATTAGCCAAGATATTGGAGAAAGATGGAGGTTTCAACTCTGTCTCGGTGGTGGCAGGGTCTTTTGGATACTTAGCCCCTG AGTATGCTCATTCGGCAAGAGTGAATGAGAAGATCGATGTTTATAGTTTTGGAGTGATTCTGCTGGAGCTGGTGACCGGGAGAGAAGCAAATGAAGGAGATGAAGACATGACACTTGTAGATTGGGCATGGAATCATATAAACAGAGGAAAGCCTATGATCAATGCCCTTGCCGCGGACATCAAGGAGCCTTCTTACCTGAACGAGATGATTAGCGTTTTCAAACTTGGGATCATTTGCACAGGTACATTACCATCAACCAGGCCTACCATGAAAGAAGTTCTAAGAATATTGATACAAACTTGCTATTCAAATGGAAATGGTGAGAGGAACAATGTGACTGAGGTCGACTCTTCACCCCTTCTCAAGAACTCGTAG
- the LOC108199548 gene encoding hexokinase-2, whose amino-acid sequence MGKLAATTTILCAAAATAAAVLIIRHRMKSSGKYAKTLEILKELEEKMGTPEAKLRQVADAMSVEMHAGLASEGGSKLKMLISFVDNLPTGDEKGLFYALDLGGTNFRVLRVQLGGKEKRVVKQEFDEVSIPPNLMVGTSDALFDFIASALAKFVATEGEDFHLSPGRQRELGFTFSFPVKQLSIASGTLITWTKGFSIEDAVGEDIVAELSKAIERVGLDMRVAALVNDTIGTLAGGRYNNPDAIAAVILGTGTNAAYVERAQAIPKWHGLLPKSGEMVINMEWGNFRASQLPLTEYDHALDVESLNPGEQIFEKIISGMYLGEIVRRVLLRMAEEAALFGDIVPPKLRTPFILRTPVMSAMHHDSSSDLKVVGTKLKDILEITNTSLKARKVIVEVCDIVASRGARLSAAGILGILKKLGRDVVKDGEKPTSVISLDGGLFEHYTKFRNTMESTLKELLGEVGETIVIEHSNDGSGIGAALLAASHSQYLEVEES is encoded by the exons ATGGGTAAGCTCGCGGCCACCACCACCATACTCTGCGCCGCTGCCGCCACCGCCGCCGCCGTCCTCATCATCCGCCACCGCATGAAAAGCTCCGGCAAGTATGCGAAAACTTTGGAGATACTCAAGGAGCTCGAGGAGAAGATGGGCACGCCGGAGGCGAAGCTCCGGCAAGTCGCCGATGCCATGAGTGTGGAGATGCATGCGGGTCTTGCTTCAGAAGGGGGCAGTAAGCTGAAGATGCTCATTAGCTTTGTCGATAATCTTCCTACTGG GGATGAGAAAGGATTATTTTATGCACTGGATCTTGGTGGGACAAATTTCCGCGTTCTCCGTGTACAGTTGGGTGGGAAGGAAAAGCGTGTTGTTAAGCAAGAGTTTGATGAAGTTTCGATTCCTCCAAATTTAATGGTTGGAACATCTGAT GcattatttgattttattgcTTCTGCACTTGCGAAATTTGTTGCCACTGAAGGTGAAGATTTTCATCTGTCCCCTGGTAGGCAAAGAGAGCTGGGTTTTACCTTCTCATTTCCAGTTAAACAACTATCAATTGCATCTGGGACTCTCATTACTTGGACAAAAGGCTTTTCTATAGAAGATGCG GTTGGAGAGGATATTGTGGCAGAGTTATCAAAAGCAATTGAAAGAGTTGGTCTTGACATGCGTGTGGCTGCTCTG GTCAACGATACCATCGGAACCTTGGCAGGAGGAAGATACAACAACCCAGATGCAATTGCTGCTGTGATTTTAGGTACTGGAACTAATGCAGCATATGTAGAGCGGGCCCAAGCAATACCCAAGTGGCATGGTCTGCTGCCTAAATCTGGAGAGATG GTTATCAATATGGAGTGGGGTAACTTCCGGGCATCACAGCTTCCACTAACAGAGTATGATCATGCTCTAGATGTTGAGAGTTTGAACCCTGGCGAGCAG ATATTTGAGAAAATCATTTCTGGCATGTATCTGGGAGAGATTGTGCGCAGAGTTCTGCTCAGGATGGCTGAAGAAGCTGCCTTATTTGGTGACATCGTGCCACCAAAACTGAGGACCCCCTTTATACTACG GACTCCTGTCATGTCTGCGATGCATCATGACTCATCTTCTGATCTCAAAGTGGTCGGGACCAAACTCAAGGATATTTTGGAG ATTACCAATACATCTTTGAAGGCAAGAAAAGTAATTGTAGAGGTCTGTGATATCGTTGCGTCTCGCGGGGCCCGCCTCTCTGCTGCTGGGATATTGGGTATTCTCAAGAAGCTAGGAAGAGATGTAGTAAAGGATGGGGAAAAGCCTACTTCAGTAATATCACTAGATGGCGGACTATTTGAACACTACACCAAATTCAGAAATACAATGGAGAGCACTTTGAAGGAGTTGCTTGGAGAGGTTGGTGAAACCATTGTCATTGAGCATTCAAATGACGGTTCGGGAATCGGAGCTGCCCTCTTAGCAGCCTCTCACTCACAATACCTTGAAGTCGAAGAGTCTTAA